From Chryseobacterium gallinarum, one genomic window encodes:
- a CDS encoding vWA domain-containing protein: MNKDFNFQKGFTFSKHIPAEISNFDRVFDIFKDLLTHTSGDIEEAFEWLDMLDKEYDIFNEEYTLEDFEEDLKKRGYIREEESEDGSTGDRKGKNLLTPKLEAALREYALDQIFGKLKKNGLGNHRTSKTGTGDERDGENRPFQYGDDLAAVNMTESLKNAQINNGISDLHLTEDDLIVEETKHKAQMSTVLMIDISHSMILYGEDRITPAKKVAMALVELIKRKYPKDSIDIIVFGNEAWPIKIKDLPYLKVGPYHTNTVAGLELAMDILRRKRNTNKQIFMITDGKPSCIQLPTGEFYTNSYGLDEMIVNQCLNRAAQARKLKIPITTFMIAQDPYLRQFVEAFTAQNKGKAFLTGLSGLGQMIFEDYEKNRIKRI, encoded by the coding sequence ATGAATAAAGATTTTAATTTTCAAAAAGGTTTTACATTCAGTAAACACATACCGGCTGAAATATCCAATTTTGACCGGGTATTTGATATTTTCAAAGATTTGCTCACCCACACTTCCGGTGATATTGAGGAAGCCTTTGAATGGCTGGATATGCTTGATAAAGAATATGACATCTTCAATGAAGAATATACGCTCGAAGATTTTGAAGAAGATCTGAAAAAACGGGGATATATCAGGGAAGAAGAATCTGAAGATGGAAGTACAGGAGATAGAAAAGGGAAAAATCTACTGACCCCGAAACTGGAAGCCGCCCTTCGGGAATATGCTTTGGACCAGATTTTCGGGAAACTGAAAAAAAACGGACTGGGAAACCATCGAACCAGCAAAACAGGAACCGGTGATGAGCGGGATGGTGAAAACCGTCCTTTCCAATATGGAGATGATCTGGCTGCTGTAAATATGACTGAAAGTTTAAAAAACGCCCAGATCAATAATGGAATTTCAGATCTGCATTTAACAGAAGATGATCTTATTGTAGAAGAAACCAAACATAAGGCACAAATGAGTACCGTCCTGATGATTGACATCAGCCATTCTATGATCTTATACGGAGAGGACCGCATCACGCCTGCCAAAAAAGTAGCGATGGCATTGGTAGAACTGATTAAACGAAAGTATCCGAAAGATTCCATAGATATTATCGTATTTGGTAATGAAGCCTGGCCGATTAAAATCAAGGACCTTCCCTATCTAAAAGTAGGGCCTTACCATACCAATACGGTGGCAGGCCTGGAACTGGCCATGGATATTCTCCGCAGGAAAAGAAATACCAATAAACAGATTTTTATGATTACTGACGGAAAGCCAAGCTGTATCCAACTTCCTACCGGAGAGTTCTATACCAACAGCTATGGGCTGGACGAAATGATTGTTAACCAATGTCTCAACAGAGCCGCCCAGGCCAGAAAACTGAAAATTCCCATTACCACTTTTATGATTGCCCAGGATCCTTATCTGCGTCAGTTTGTAGAAGCATTTACTGCACAAAATAAAGGGAAAGCATTTTTAACAGGCTTATCCGGTCTGGGACAGATGATTTTTGAAGATTATGAAAAAAACAGAATAAAGAGAATATAA